A genomic window from Cydia amplana chromosome 3, ilCydAmpl1.1, whole genome shotgun sequence includes:
- the LOC134662614 gene encoding uncharacterized protein LOC134662614 yields MLLQQIHSSNNVNICIKDVNVSIKVVPTIYLIHVNNEIEFEDLLDELDKDWNREPEALFIVIVENMDEDDEEYVAAVFKSLWEYHIIHVLVIVKYMENDASVYTYFPYAKGRCGRDYSTLVQLCDCGSVGQVDVVGKLREYDIPVLENCTLDVAARQYPPLVFCSPETEDKLNIGVERLLIELLFESRNISLNYTCLLETEAAGSISDNFTFSGMVGKLYENEFDLIFGGLSLNNRRVHFFDYLCFHLVYEDMYVTVTHTSSLIERWKIVYLMFNCNVWMLLLFTMVFCAVILKTDFGNFGIIQAKHTTMTEFLNIFGHATQNINLVLREKLFKNILIIYWTWFIFLMTCFYHTRLLSFTIYPLHEPQIDQYISLYDSELTPCIPFDIVSFLENSGKVDIINDERMDMTSNCKTAEIALDEVAKNKNKYTVAMYFQYLWWLRNNPKEKERVHLMKESVFNNIYGLFFKRGFPLQEPLNSLMLRLPEHGFVRGSKDLHGLPRLQPGGRETTSTKLLQTPLKLEDFSIAFGILAAGMAFSFMAFIKEMTHKRKIGGRRNGLRSFLL; encoded by the coding sequence ATGTTACTTCAGCAGATCCATTCAagcaataatgttaatatctgcATAAAAGACGTAAATGTATCCATCAAAGTAGTACCcacaatttatttaatacatgTCAATAATGAGATCGAATTTGAGGATCTTCTTGACGAGCTAGACAAAGATTGGAACCGCGAACCTGAAGCTTTATTCATCGTAATAGTGGAAAATATGGATGAAGATGATGAAGAGTATGTTGCAGCAGTATTCAAATCGTTATGGGAGTATCATATAATACACGTGCTTGTAATCGTTAAGTATATGGAGAATGATGCATCAGTTTACACTTACTTCCCTTATGCGAAAGGCCGGTGTGGGCGAGACTACAGCACTCTGGTCCAGCTTTGCGACTGCGGAAGTGTGGGACAAGTTGACGTCGTTGGCAAACTACGCGAATATGATATACCTGTTTTAGAAAACTGCACATTAGACGTCGCAGCCCGTCAGTATCCTCCTTTAGTCTTCTGCAGTCCTGAGACAGAGGACAAGCTAAATATTGGCGTCGAACGATTACTCATTGAACTTCTATTTGAAAGTAGGAATATTTCCTTGAATTACACGTGTTTGCTTGAGACAGAAGCTGCTGGATCTATTTCAGATAATTTTACATTCAGTGGCATGGTAGGCAAACTGTATGAGAATGAGTTCGACTTGATATTTGGTGGATTAAGTTTGAACAATAGACGAGTACATTTCTTTGACTACTTGTGTTTTCACTTGGTATATGAAGATATGTATGTTACCGTGACGCACACATCGTCTTTAATTGAAAGATGGAAAATAGTTTACTTGATGTTTAATTGCAATGTTTGGATGCTGTTATTGTTTACAATGGTATTTTGTGCAGTTATTCTTAAAACAGATTTTGGGAATTTCGGGATAATTCAAGCAAAACATACCACTATGACGgagtttctaaatatttttgggCATGCTACTCAGAATATAAACTTGGTTCTGAGAGAGAaacttttcaaaaatattttaataatatattggaCGTGGTTTATCTTTTTGATGACTTGTTTTTATCATACAAGGCTGTTAAGTTTTACAATATATCCCTTGCATGAGCCCCAAATAGACCAGTACATTTCTTTGTACGATTCTGAATTAACTCCGTGTATCCCATTTGACATAGTATCATTTTTGGAAAATTCCGGTAAAGTGGATATTATAAACGATGAACGTATGGATATGACGAGCAATTGTAAGACTGCTGAAATTGCCTTGGATGAAGTAGCaaagaacaaaaataaatacacaGTGGCGATGTACTTTCAGTATCTTTGGTGGCTTCGAAATAATCCCAAGGAAAAAGAGCGAGTTCATCTGATGAAGGAGAGTGTTTTCAATAATATTTATGGGTTGTTTTTTAAGCGCGGTTTTCCGCTGCAGGAGCCGTTGAACTCGCTGATGCTGCGACTGCCGGAGCACGGCTTCGTACGGGGCTCCAAGGACCTCCACGGTCTCCCGCGTCTACAACCAGGGGGCCGTGAGACTACTTCGACTAAATTACTCCAAACCCCTTTAAAACTGGAGGATTTTTCCATCGCTTTCGGCATCCTTGCCGCTGGCATGGCTTTCTCGTTCATGGCATTTATAAAAGAAATGACGCACAAACGTAAAATTGGCGGCAGAAGGAATGGATTGAGATCCTTTTTATTGTGA
- the LOC134662580 gene encoding uncharacterized protein LOC134662580 produces MDFAGPVLIADRKGRGSKTIKSYILVFVCLSVKALHLELVTSLTTESFLAALRRFMSRRGKPQTLYCDNGTSFVGASNELSNLLKHNHDKLQSGMAENLINFKFSPAYSPHFGGLWEAAVKSTKYHLKRILSLTHLTYEELNCCLIQIEAILNSRPLTPLSSDPSDLTYLSPSHFLIGRSLLSVPQESLTEENISRLERFQRVEKLKQHFWSRFSNEYVTLLQQKTKWHTSTDQLQVGTMVLVKDRALPPLLWLLGRVTKLYPGTDNVTRVADIRTKKGVIRRAYNNLCPLPIS; encoded by the coding sequence ATGGATTTTGCCGGACCAGTGCTGATAGCTGACCGAAAGGGTAGGGGTAGCAAAACAATTAAAtcgtatattttagtttttgtcTGTCTTTCAGTCAAGGCTCTTCACTTGGAACTTGTCACAAGTCTAACGACAGAGTCGTTCCTTGCTGCTCTCCGCCGCTTCATGAGTCGTCGGGGAAAGCCTCAAACTCTGTATTGTGACAATGGGACTTCGTTTGTCGGGGCATCAAACGAACTTAGTaaccttttaaaacataatCACGATAAGCTGCAGTCAGGTATGGCAGAAAACCTTATTAACTTCAAATTTAGCCCGGCTTACTCACCGCACTTCGGCGGTCTTTGGGAAGCCGCAGTAAAATCAACAAAATATCATCTCAAACGCATTCTATCTCTTACACATTTAACGTATGAAGAATTAAATTGTTGCCTGATTCAGATAGAAGCTATTTTAAATTCTAGACCCCTAACACCTTTATCTTCTGATCCATCTGATCTGACCTACCTATCGCCCTCTCATTTCCTTATTGGACGTTCTCTTCTGTCAGTCCCACAAGAATCGCTGACTGAAGAAAACATCTCACGGCTTGAACGGTTCCAGAGAGTTGAAAAACTCAAGCAGCATTTCTGGAGCCGCTTTTCTAATGAGTATGTTACTCTCCTCCAGCAGAAGACGAAGTGGCACACTTCGACGGACCAGCTGCAAGTTGGGACTATGGTCTTAGTCAAGGACCGCGCACTTCCTCCTCTCCTGTGGCTGCTGGGACGCGTCACGAAGCTGTACCCGGGCACGGACAACGTCACCAGAGTCGCCGACATCCGTACGAAGAAAGGAGTCATCCGTAGAGCTTATAATAACTTGTGCCCACTCCCTATTTCGTAa